In Castanea sativa cultivar Marrone di Chiusa Pesio chromosome 6, ASM4071231v1, a single window of DNA contains:
- the LOC142638460 gene encoding disease resistance protein RPM1-like has product MAEIAVSLVIENLVRVLVHEAKFFMGIHDKVANIKGELEIIQSFLKDADARTEIGDMSNVEKTWVKQIREEAYHIEDVIDKYILHLAKGSHGRRPGLYFLHKVFRFTITLKARNVIAHKIQDINKNLKEKRERAVKYHFNTINQGGLGSDTRSDTWLDPRVESLFIEEAEVVGIESHRDKLINWLVEGSSNRMVCSVVGIGGLGKTTLVKKLYDSEKIVAHFNCYAWITVSQSYKMEELLREMIKQFYKAKKEFAPKEIDTMKVISLIEELKHYLREQRYVVIFDDIWNIGFWEHIKCAFPENDKGGRIIITTRSENVAPSNKESPYYYVYKLPPLPLEKALELFYKKVFQWERGQCPPELYDLSRVIVERCGGLPLAIVAIGGLLSTKAKIVSEWCKVLDSLSLEFETNSRLRSITKILSFSYRDLPYNLKACFLYLGMFPEDYSINCARLTRLWIAEGFVKEKKGKLVEDVAHDCLNELIHRSLVQVAQVDFVGKVRTCQVHDMIHEVIVSKSEELSFFHASIRNCSGSNRIGRRLSIQNNLNSPLESIASSKTRSILMVGVVEVPNSFLTTCFENFKLMKTLDFEGAPIDYIPKEVGNLFHLRYLRLRDTKVHILPKSIGKLHNLETLDLKRSLVSELPKEINGLLKLRYLAAYFINRDIEYNIDHRRAVKISSGIGKLESLQKLHKVEANNNPLISELGRLRQLRKLSISKLKRDNGIALCTTLEKMIHLRSLKISAISEQEVIELQSMSSPPLLLQSLVLRGRLENLPEWIPKLKSIVRIGLTWSRLIDDPLEILQALPNLMNLVIYHGYEGEQLHIEEGGFQKLKFLGLTNLKNLNRLIIDEGALPLLEKIEIGPCPLLEEVPSGIHHLKSLKDLEFFEMPREFVLSMQPDEGPDFWKVKHVPFVCFWYRIQGERYKTYKLGDLELLEHLRR; this is encoded by the coding sequence atggCAGAAATTGCAGTTAGCCTCGTTATTGAGAATTTGGTCCGAGTGTTAGTCCATGAAGCaaaattttttatgggtatCCACGATAAAGTTGCAAACATCAAAGGTGAATTGGAGATCATTCAGTCCTTCCTCAAGGACGCTGATGCTAGGACCGAGATAGGGGACATGAGCAATGTTGAGAAAACATGGGTGAAACAGATAAGGGAAGAAGCTTATCACATAGAAGATGTCATTGACAAATACATACTTCATTTAGCAAAAGGTTCTCATGGGCGAAGGCCAGGATTATATTTTCTCCATAAAGTTTTTCGATTTACCATAACATTGAAAGCAAGAAATGTGATAGCCCATAAGATTCAAGATATCAATAAAAATCTCAAGGAAAAGAGAGAGCGGGCTGTTAAATATCACTTCAACACTATAAATCAAGGAGGATTGGGCAGCGACACTAGAAGTGATACATGGCTTGACCCTCGAGTGGAATCCCTTTTCATTGAGGAGGCTGAGGTTGTGGGCATTGAATCACATAGAGACAAATTGATAAATTGGCTGGTAGAAGGATCATCTAATCGCATGGTGTGTTCAGTGGTCGGCATTGGTGGGCTTGGCAAGACCACTcttgttaaaaaattgtatgACAGTGAGAAGATTGTAGCTCACTTCAATTGTTATGCTTGGATCACTGTGTCTCAATCATACAAGATGGAGGAACTATTAAGAGAAATGATAAAGCAGTTCTACAAGGCAAAAAAGGAGTTTGCTCCTAAGGAAATTGACACAATGAAAGTGATATCACTAATTGAAGAATTGAAGCACTATTTGCGTGAACAAAGGTATGTAGTAATTTTTGATGATATATGGAATATAGGATTTTGGGAACATATAAAATGTGCTTTCCCAGAGAATGACAAAGGAGGTAGAATAATAATCACAACCCGAAGTGAGAATGTTGCTCCTTCTAACAAAGAATCTCCATATTATTATGTGTACAAGTTACCACCTCTACCTTTAGAAAAAGCTTTGGAGCTCTTCTACAAGAAGGTATTCCAATGGGAAAGGGGGCAATGTCCTCCTGAGCTTTATGATTTGTCACGTGTAATAGTTGAAAGATGCGGAGGGTTACCTCTAGCAATTGTGGCTATAGGTGGTCTTTTGTCAACCAAAGCCAAAATTGTCTCTGAGTGGTGCAAAGTTCTTGATAGTCTTAGTTTAGAGTTTGAAACTAATTCACGCCTTAGAAGTATCACCAAGATTCTATCCTTTAGTTATCGTGATCTACCTTACAATCTCAAAGCATGTTTCTTATATTTGGGCATGTTTCCAGAGGATTACTCTATTAATTGTGCTAGACTAACTCGGCTATGGATAGCTGAAGgttttgtaaaagaaaagaaagggaaattgGTGGAAGATGTTGCACATGATTGCTTGAATGAACTCATTCATAGAAGTTTGGTTCAAGTGGCACAGGTTGATTTTGTTGGCAAAGTTAGAACTTGTCAAGTTCATGATATGATTCATGAAGTCATTGTTTCCAAGTCAGAGGAATTGAGTTTTTTTCATGCTTCAATAAGGAATTGCTCAGGTTCTAATAGAATTGGTCGGCGCCTCTCTATTCAAAACAATTTAAATAGTCCTTTGGAGAGTATTGCTAGTTCCAAAACTCGCTCTAttctcatggtgggggtagttGAGGTACCCAATTCTTTTCTTACTAcctgttttgaaaattttaagctCATGAAAACACTGGATTTTGAAGGAGCTCCTATAGATTACATTCCTAAAGAAGTGGGTAACCTATTCCATCTAAGATATTTAAGATTGAGAGATACAAAAGTACACATTCTTCCAAAGTCTATAGGTAAACTACATAACTTAGAGACTTTGGATTTGAAACGTTCCCTTGTGTCGGAGCTACCGAAGGAGATCAACGGGCTCCTTAAACTACGATATCTTGCGGCCTACTTTATAAATCGTGATATTGAATATAATATTGATCATCGGCGTGCGGTAAAGATATCAAGTGGTATTGGGAAGCTAGAGTCCTTACAGAAGCTTCATAAAGTGGAAGCCAACAACAACCCCCTCATTTCAGAATTGGGAAGATTGAGGCAATTGAGAAAGTTGAGTATCTCCAAATTGAAGAGAGATAATGGGATTGCTTTGTGCACTACATTGGAGAAAATGATCCACCTTCGGTCATTGAAAATCAGTGCAATAAGTGAGCAAGAAGTTATTGAATTACAATCAATGTCTTCTCCTCCACTCCTCCTACAATCTCTCGTCCTAAGAGGGCGACTTGAAAACTTGCCAGAATGGATTCCTAAACTCAAGAGTATAGTTAGAATTGGTTTAACTTGGTCAAGATTAATAGATGATCCATTAGAGATCCTTCAAGCTCTACCTAACTTGATGAATCTTGTGATTTACCATGGATATGAAGGTGAGCAATTACATATTGAGGAAGGAGGCTTCCAGAAACTCAAGTTTCTAGGGCtcacaaatttgaaaaatttgaatAGGTTGATAATAGATGAAGGTGCCCTGCCTCTTcttgaaaagattgaaattgGACCTTGCCCACTATTGGAGGAGGTGCCCTCTGGCATCCACCACCTGAAAAGCCTCAAAGATTTGGAATTTTTTGAAATGCCGAGGGAATTTGTGCTCAGTATGCAACCAGATGAAGGCCCTGATTTTTGGAAAGTCAAGCATgttccttttgtttgtttttggtataGGATTCAAGGGGAACGCTACAAAACCTACAAGCTTGGTGATTTAGAGTTGTTGGAGCATCTGCGAAGGTAA